A stretch of the Massilia varians genome encodes the following:
- a CDS encoding type II secretion system protein, with the protein MSSKRTCRRAQAGLTLIEMILFILIVGVALAAIVGVLSLTTKNSADPLRRKQALMIAEGLLEEVQLARFTFCDPGADKAGDDEVMTSAECDVPENWGPETGGARPFDNINDYVGAPNVATSSFNGVDGKLADANGEPMNVDGYSATVTVTPESIGGIPVANPAAADVDVLRIRVEVRYDGESVVLDGYRTRYAPSFL; encoded by the coding sequence ATGTCCAGTAAGCGGACCTGCAGGCGCGCCCAGGCGGGCCTGACCCTGATCGAGATGATCCTGTTCATCCTGATCGTCGGCGTCGCCCTGGCCGCCATCGTCGGCGTGCTGAGTCTCACCACCAAGAACAGTGCCGATCCGCTGCGCCGCAAGCAGGCCCTGATGATCGCCGAAGGCCTGCTCGAGGAAGTCCAGCTGGCCCGCTTCACCTTCTGCGACCCGGGCGCGGACAAGGCCGGCGACGACGAGGTCATGACCAGCGCCGAGTGCGATGTTCCGGAGAACTGGGGGCCGGAAACCGGCGGCGCCAGGCCTTTCGACAACATCAACGACTACGTCGGCGCCCCGAACGTCGCCACCAGCAGTTTCAACGGCGTCGACGGCAAGCTCGCCGACGCCAACGGCGAACCCATGAACGTGGACGGCTACAGCGCCACGGTGACGGTCACGCCGGAATCGATCGGCGGCATTCCGGTCGCCAATCCGGCCGCGGCCGACGTCGACGTGCTGCGCATCCGCGTGGAGGTGCGCTACGACGGCGAGTCCGTCGTGCTCGACGGCTACCGTACGCGCTACGCGCCGAGCTTCCTATGA
- a CDS encoding DUF6701 domain-containing protein, producing the protein MKTPLTLSCIALCAGLAAWSQPAAATALVLTKTFEGNINFAGTQASLQSKAGGAKACDLTDSAQASISLPSGAEVVSATLYWAGTGAIDGEVSMNGAAVSAPVSRRYASSIDGFTYFSAAAEVTSLVQGKTSFTFGGLTVDTSETYCSKKQKENSMVAGFALVVVYAQKNERYRTVNVYEGLQALKYNSVTVKMPDYTPPADNAGSGRFGYIVWEGDKTGNQKGDEVRFAGALLRAEPFIQKQNAFNSKSGANADENSIGIDFDVVDLPAPPARPLDANAVFTTESDRVLLGTAIVALPSKPADLAIRKTQAGEFKLGNEITYTLTVSNEGARADNKVQVTDTLPAALAYVSAGGLDWTCAVAGQTVTCKYGKALAPGASASLQVKGKITAEGRIVNTAEVSGTADGVPGNNKSTVEGDTGGGEPVNKDPYVFTVGACQPNEKIKASGDGCALFAGPVVAGIKPTIYLTRAENGTAKPFSTTASTVANLYYSLECNNPARTANTAGSYGVALSTCVPHGTPLSAGGAPATPTFAANTASTGAEFHYPDVGLVTLRVRDAAGNTGRVSFASVPERLEATFRRPDGVANPGTAALDQPGFAEAGEPFQVVVSARGYDGVGPLKNFGNESGEFALAERLQVLADGGDLAQKRLVPQNAWEGSAAVQRSFAWNEVGAAMLGVSLDKYLGVKSLSLDPVAVGRFYPQYFKTETEKGFGCLKRMNCPGAAPHLIARAVYSGQPFTVTVTAYGRNGQPLQGFVGPLVPDISLAAVSVPGKDGKPPGSFVNGEGRPATVREDVRFQLEVGYDATKATRGWTPPTAVHLRATASELRKTADGAVPVTISSRREEGIVSLEGGIMVVNGRLMVNNVIGTPLARTPVPLQAQFWSGAAWEHNTGLEQTEALQGKVHFTACRRSLRTDTETGACDPSIKVLGTERAADPFTLPLFKDGKASLVLAPLAADKSGTVDLFIDAADSLPYLPSTIGRISFGQFKSPVIYVREMY; encoded by the coding sequence ATGAAGACACCGCTGACCCTCAGTTGTATCGCCCTGTGCGCCGGCCTCGCCGCCTGGTCCCAGCCGGCCGCCGCTACTGCGCTGGTTCTCACCAAGACCTTCGAAGGCAACATCAACTTTGCCGGCACCCAGGCCAGCCTGCAGAGCAAGGCGGGCGGCGCCAAGGCCTGCGACCTGACCGACAGCGCGCAGGCGAGCATCTCCCTGCCCAGTGGCGCCGAGGTCGTGTCCGCCACCCTGTACTGGGCCGGCACCGGCGCGATCGATGGCGAGGTCAGCATGAATGGCGCGGCGGTCAGCGCGCCCGTGAGCCGCCGCTACGCCTCATCGATCGACGGCTTCACCTATTTTTCGGCCGCCGCCGAGGTTACCAGCCTGGTGCAAGGCAAGACCAGCTTCACCTTCGGCGGGCTGACGGTGGACACCTCGGAGACCTACTGCTCGAAAAAGCAGAAGGAAAACAGCATGGTGGCCGGCTTCGCGCTGGTGGTGGTCTACGCACAAAAGAACGAGCGTTACCGCACCGTGAACGTCTACGAGGGCCTGCAGGCGCTCAAGTACAACAGCGTCACGGTGAAGATGCCGGACTATACGCCGCCCGCCGACAACGCAGGCTCCGGCCGCTTTGGCTACATCGTCTGGGAAGGCGACAAAACCGGCAACCAGAAAGGCGATGAGGTGCGCTTCGCCGGCGCGCTGCTGCGCGCGGAACCCTTCATCCAGAAGCAGAATGCCTTCAATTCCAAGAGCGGCGCGAATGCCGACGAGAACTCGATCGGCATCGACTTCGACGTGGTCGACCTGCCCGCGCCGCCAGCCAGGCCGCTTGACGCAAACGCGGTCTTCACCACCGAATCCGATCGGGTCCTGCTCGGCACGGCGATCGTGGCGCTGCCCTCGAAACCCGCGGACCTTGCCATCAGGAAGACCCAGGCTGGCGAGTTCAAGCTCGGCAACGAGATCACTTACACCCTGACCGTGAGCAACGAGGGCGCACGCGCCGACAACAAGGTCCAGGTCACGGACACGCTGCCGGCAGCGCTCGCCTACGTCTCGGCCGGCGGCTTGGACTGGACCTGCGCAGTGGCGGGGCAGACCGTTACCTGCAAGTACGGCAAGGCGCTGGCTCCCGGCGCCAGCGCCAGCCTCCAGGTCAAGGGGAAGATCACCGCCGAAGGCAGGATCGTGAACACCGCCGAAGTGAGCGGCACCGCAGATGGTGTGCCCGGCAATAACAAGTCGACGGTCGAGGGGGACACCGGCGGCGGCGAACCGGTCAACAAGGATCCCTATGTTTTCACGGTCGGCGCCTGCCAGCCGAATGAAAAGATCAAGGCCTCGGGTGATGGCTGCGCGCTGTTTGCCGGACCAGTGGTGGCGGGTATCAAGCCCACCATCTACCTGACCCGGGCGGAAAATGGCACCGCCAAGCCGTTCAGCACGACCGCCTCGACCGTTGCGAACCTGTACTACAGCCTCGAATGCAACAACCCGGCGCGAACGGCCAACACCGCCGGCAGTTACGGCGTGGCGCTGTCGACTTGCGTCCCGCACGGCACCCCGCTGTCGGCAGGCGGTGCCCCGGCCACGCCGACATTCGCCGCCAACACCGCGTCGACGGGGGCCGAGTTTCATTACCCCGACGTGGGCCTGGTGACGCTGCGCGTGCGCGACGCCGCCGGCAACACCGGCAGGGTCAGCTTCGCCTCGGTTCCGGAGCGCCTGGAGGCGACGTTCAGGCGCCCCGACGGGGTTGCCAACCCCGGCACCGCGGCACTGGACCAGCCCGGCTTCGCTGAAGCCGGCGAACCATTTCAGGTCGTGGTGAGCGCGCGCGGGTATGACGGCGTCGGCCCTTTGAAGAACTTCGGCAATGAGTCCGGCGAGTTTGCCTTGGCCGAGCGGCTACAGGTGCTGGCCGATGGCGGCGACCTGGCGCAGAAGCGTCTGGTACCGCAAAACGCCTGGGAAGGCAGCGCTGCCGTGCAGCGCAGCTTTGCCTGGAACGAGGTGGGTGCGGCCATGCTCGGCGTCAGCCTGGACAAGTATCTCGGGGTCAAATCGCTGAGCCTCGATCCGGTCGCCGTCGGCCGCTTCTACCCGCAATACTTCAAGACCGAGACCGAGAAGGGTTTCGGCTGCCTGAAGCGGATGAACTGCCCGGGGGCTGCGCCACACCTGATTGCGCGCGCAGTCTACTCGGGGCAGCCGTTCACGGTGACCGTCACGGCCTATGGCCGCAACGGGCAACCGCTGCAGGGTTTCGTTGGCCCGCTGGTACCCGACATCAGCCTGGCGGCCGTCAGCGTGCCGGGCAAGGACGGCAAGCCGCCCGGCAGCTTCGTGAACGGGGAGGGCAGGCCGGCGACCGTGCGCGAGGACGTGCGCTTCCAGCTCGAGGTCGGCTACGACGCCACGAAGGCGACGCGCGGCTGGACCCCGCCCACCGCCGTGCACCTGCGCGCCACCGCTTCGGAGCTGCGCAAGACCGCCGACGGTGCCGTGCCGGTGACCATCAGTTCCCGGCGCGAAGAAGGCATCGTGTCCCTGGAAGGCGGCATCATGGTGGTCAATGGCCGCCTGATGGTGAACAACGTGATCGGCACGCCCCTGGCCAGGACGCCGGTGCCGCTGCAGGCCCAGTTCTGGAGCGGCGCGGCATGGGAGCACAACACCGGACTCGAGCAAACCGAGGCGCTACAAGGGAAGGTCCACTTTACGGCCTGCCGGCGCAGCCTGCGCACCGATACCGAGACCGGCGCATGCGATCCGTCCATCAAGGTCTTGGGAACCGAGCGTGCCGCCGATCCATTCACGCTGCCGCTGTTCAAGGACGGCAAGGCCAGCCTGGTGCTGGCGCCGCTCGCCGCCGACAAGAGCGGCACCGTCGACCTGTTCATCGACGCCGCCGACTCCCTGCCTTACCTGCCGAGTACCATCGGGCGTATCAGCTTCGGGCAGTTCAAGAGCCCGGTGATCTACGTGCGCGAGATGTATTGA
- a CDS encoding PilN domain-containing protein: MSQQINLFNPAFQPQKKVLTSSTMALSLLVLAGGIAALAGYGQVQRASLEAQARAGAVQLERKQARLASVNLDFAPRQKSKELDAQIAEAQAQLLALRDIARVIERGELGDTSGYAGYFKALARQSVSGLWLTGVSVTGGGRDIGIRGRTTDPATVPGYLARLTGEPLMQGKAFASLSISQPAPANAAGAEAAPVSAAPYVEFSLQSRPEEPRK; the protein is encoded by the coding sequence ATGAGCCAGCAGATCAATCTGTTCAACCCGGCCTTCCAGCCGCAGAAAAAGGTCCTGACTTCCAGCACGATGGCGCTGTCGCTGCTGGTGCTGGCCGGCGGCATCGCCGCGCTGGCCGGCTACGGACAGGTGCAGCGTGCCAGCCTGGAGGCGCAGGCCCGGGCCGGCGCCGTGCAGCTGGAGCGCAAGCAGGCGCGCCTGGCGAGCGTGAACCTTGACTTCGCGCCGCGCCAGAAGAGCAAGGAGCTCGATGCCCAGATCGCCGAGGCCCAGGCCCAGTTGCTGGCGCTGCGCGACATCGCGCGCGTGATCGAGCGCGGCGAACTGGGCGACACCAGCGGCTATGCCGGCTACTTCAAGGCCCTGGCGCGCCAGAGCGTGAGCGGCCTGTGGCTCACCGGCGTGAGCGTGACCGGCGGAGGCAGGGACATCGGCATCCGCGGCCGCACCACCGACCCGGCCACGGTGCCCGGCTACCTGGCGCGCCTGACCGGCGAACCGCTGATGCAGGGCAAAGCTTTCGCCAGCCTGTCGATCAGTCAGCCGGCCCCCGCCAACGCGGCCGGCGCCGAAGCCGCGCCGGTATCGGCGGCGCCTTACGTCGAGTTCAGCCTGCAGTCCAGGCCGGAGGAGCCGCGCAAATGA
- the pilM gene encoding type IV pilus biogenesis protein PilM, producing MRFLKRAKKKDGWLSIAVLPDGVAATSVEPVSQGLPCVRFAHFLPGKPDAALLEKAGREAQAHAYRCLTLLAPGEYQLINLEAPNVPREEMKTAVRWRLKDILDFPVTDATVDVLDIPVDAGQVRAQQSVFVVAARNTVIGPRQQWFREAKLALEVIDIPEMAQRNVSALVAPENRGVAMLSFSTEGGLLTVTWRGELYLSRRIDVTLDQLLDPDHERRHASFDRITLELQRSLDNFERQYSFISIAKMVLGPSAVSGLDDYLSSNLYTPVETLDLATLFDLARTPELQDRVLQGRFFIALGAALRAEAVA from the coding sequence ATGCGTTTCCTGAAGAGAGCAAAGAAGAAAGATGGCTGGCTGAGCATCGCCGTCCTGCCGGACGGCGTCGCGGCGACCAGCGTGGAGCCGGTCTCGCAGGGTTTGCCCTGCGTGCGCTTTGCGCATTTCTTGCCGGGCAAGCCGGACGCGGCGCTGCTGGAAAAGGCGGGGCGCGAGGCCCAGGCCCATGCCTACCGCTGCCTGACCCTGCTCGCGCCCGGCGAATACCAGCTCATCAACCTGGAAGCGCCCAACGTGCCGCGCGAAGAGATGAAGACGGCGGTGCGCTGGCGCCTCAAGGACATCCTCGACTTTCCGGTGACCGATGCGACCGTCGACGTGCTCGACATCCCGGTCGACGCCGGCCAGGTGCGGGCCCAGCAGTCGGTGTTCGTGGTGGCGGCGCGCAATACCGTCATCGGGCCGCGCCAGCAATGGTTCCGCGAGGCCAAGCTCGCTCTGGAAGTCATCGATATCCCGGAAATGGCGCAGCGCAATGTGTCGGCGCTGGTCGCCCCCGAGAACCGAGGCGTGGCCATGCTCTCGTTCAGCACCGAGGGCGGCTTGCTGACCGTGACCTGGCGTGGCGAACTCTACCTGTCGCGCCGGATCGACGTCACCCTCGACCAGCTGCTCGACCCGGATCACGAGCGCCGGCACGCCAGCTTCGACCGCATCACCCTCGAGCTGCAGCGCTCGCTCGACAATTTCGAGCGCCAGTATTCCTTCATCAGCATTGCCAAGATGGTGCTCGGCCCGTCGGCCGTGAGCGGCCTGGACGACTACCTGTCGAGCAACCTGTATACCCCGGTCGAGACCCTGGACCTGGCCACGCTGTTCGACCTGGCACGCACGCCCGAGCTGCAGGACCGGGTGCTGCAGGGGCGCTTCTTCATCGCGCTGGGCGCTGCGCTGCGTGCGGAGGCGGTGGCATGA
- a CDS encoding pilus assembly PilX family protein, whose product MKHVIHATHAVRLRRQAGVGLVTAIFLLVVLAGLGVAAVTLYTSQQASSNLDLEGARAYQAARAGLEWGLYEQLRHGRCAGNTSFGFPAASVLGSLRVTVSCQAIDELKSIDGDPVMRWRIAAIACNQPVDGACGRQAPNNPDFVQRRLEVEI is encoded by the coding sequence ATGAAACACGTCATCCATGCCACCCATGCGGTGCGCCTGCGGCGCCAGGCCGGCGTGGGCCTGGTCACCGCGATCTTCCTGCTGGTGGTGCTGGCCGGCCTGGGCGTGGCGGCGGTGACGCTGTACACCTCGCAGCAGGCCAGCAGCAACCTGGACCTCGAGGGTGCCAGGGCCTACCAGGCCGCGCGCGCCGGCCTCGAGTGGGGCCTGTACGAACAGCTGCGCCATGGGCGCTGCGCCGGCAACACCTCTTTCGGCTTCCCGGCCGCCAGCGTGCTGGGAAGCTTGCGCGTCACCGTCAGCTGCCAGGCCATCGACGAGCTGAAAAGTATCGACGGCGATCCGGTCATGCGCTGGCGCATCGCGGCCATCGCCTGCAACCAGCCGGTCGACGGCGCCTGTGGCCGGCAAGCCCCGAACAATCCCGATTTCGTCCAACGCAGGCTCGAAGTGGAAATATGA
- a CDS encoding GspH/FimT family pseudopilin, with translation MTGHTSLRRRAGFTMVELIIVMVLVGILGAVAAARFFDRSGFDAEAFADQTRALLRYAQKSAIARNTPVFVQFEDKRIALCYDAPQGNCAPAQRLVAPAAGIGGQASATHCQDERWYCIGVPEGVQVSLSVALTAFYFDALGRPVTPGGTPGGLAMTITSPGESRTVTVHRETGYVQ, from the coding sequence ATGACCGGCCACACTTCCTTGCGGCGGCGCGCCGGCTTCACGATGGTCGAACTGATCATCGTGATGGTCCTCGTCGGCATCCTCGGTGCGGTCGCCGCCGCCCGCTTCTTCGACCGCAGCGGCTTCGACGCCGAGGCCTTCGCCGACCAGACCCGCGCGCTGCTGCGCTACGCCCAGAAGAGCGCGATCGCTCGCAACACCCCGGTGTTCGTCCAGTTCGAGGACAAGCGCATCGCTCTGTGCTACGACGCGCCGCAGGGTAACTGCGCGCCCGCCCAGCGCCTGGTGGCGCCCGCCGCCGGCATCGGCGGCCAGGCGTCTGCCACCCACTGCCAGGACGAGCGCTGGTACTGTATCGGCGTGCCCGAAGGCGTGCAGGTCTCGCTGTCGGTTGCGCTGACCGCGTTCTACTTCGATGCGCTCGGCCGCCCGGTCACTCCCGGCGGGACCCCGGGCGGTCTGGCCATGACCATTACCAGCCCGGGCGAAAGCCGTACCGTGACGGTGCATCGGGAGACCGGCTATGTCCAGTAA
- the gspM gene encoding type II secretion system protein GspM has product MKARVLELMARIDALTLRERGLLFAASAAVILFIGHSVVLGPLYREHDALRAQISQQQNNLAGMDGEIAARVQAYQVDPDAPAREKLQAIRQESAALGDSLLAMEHGLVPPERMAPLLDTILRANARLKLVSMRTLPVEPMSSLGGQGAAPALPEAAPDAAADAAGAAPAPAPVLLYRHGVEVTVRGNYLDMVDYMSALEAMPTRLFWGRAQLDVEAYPAARLTLTLYTLSLDRKWMKL; this is encoded by the coding sequence ATGAAGGCCCGCGTTCTCGAACTCATGGCGCGCATCGACGCGCTCACGCTGCGCGAGCGTGGCCTACTGTTCGCGGCCAGCGCCGCCGTGATCCTGTTCATCGGCCACAGCGTGGTGCTGGGCCCGCTCTACCGCGAACACGACGCGCTGCGCGCGCAGATCAGCCAGCAGCAGAACAACCTGGCCGGCATGGACGGCGAGATCGCCGCCAGGGTCCAGGCCTACCAGGTCGATCCGGATGCGCCGGCGCGCGAGAAACTGCAGGCCATCCGCCAGGAAAGCGCCGCCCTGGGCGACTCGCTGCTGGCGATGGAGCACGGCCTGGTGCCGCCCGAGCGCATGGCGCCGCTGCTCGACACCATCCTGCGCGCCAATGCGCGCCTGAAGCTGGTGTCGATGCGCACGCTGCCGGTCGAGCCGATGTCGTCGCTGGGCGGGCAGGGGGCCGCGCCAGCGCTGCCCGAGGCCGCGCCCGACGCGGCTGCGGATGCCGCGGGGGCGGCGCCGGCGCCGGCCCCTGTCCTGCTGTACCGCCACGGGGTCGAAGTCACCGTGCGCGGCAATTATCTCGACATGGTCGATTACATGAGCGCACTCGAAGCGATGCCCACCCGCCTGTTCTGGGGCCGGGCGCAGCTCGACGTGGAAGCCTACCCGGCCGCGCGACTGACGCTCACGCTGTATACCCTGAGTCTGGACCGCAAATGGATGAAGCTGTGA
- a CDS encoding prepilin-type N-terminal cleavage/methylation domain-containing protein, whose product MSAMHAPPQDRRARGFTLIEAILVIVIIGVIGAIVAVFIRAPVQGYVDTRARAAASDEADLALRRIARDLRLALPNSVRVNGEGSAVEFLLTRAGGRYLTLDDDVDGFPVLDFDEPANVRFTAVGGTRPAIAPGDFIVVYNLGNPEDSGSDAYRYVPLGQGTNIAQVASIDFASPNNPVVTLRSNPFATQATPLRSPSNRFQVVTGPVTYACEAGPGGGKELVRYWGYDISPTQQATPPNAQRAVIATRVSDCSQVFRYGSEALRRSALVVLNLALFAGNGQDAPVRLASQVHVDNTP is encoded by the coding sequence ATGAGCGCCATGCACGCGCCGCCGCAAGATCGCCGCGCACGCGGCTTCACGCTGATCGAGGCGATCCTGGTGATCGTCATCATCGGCGTGATCGGCGCCATCGTGGCGGTGTTCATCCGCGCCCCGGTGCAGGGCTACGTGGATACCCGCGCGCGCGCCGCCGCGAGCGACGAAGCCGACCTGGCGCTGCGCCGCATCGCGCGCGACCTGCGCCTGGCGCTGCCCAACAGCGTGCGTGTGAACGGCGAGGGCAGCGCGGTCGAATTCCTCCTGACCCGCGCCGGCGGGCGCTACCTGACCCTGGACGACGACGTCGACGGCTTCCCGGTGCTCGATTTCGACGAGCCGGCCAATGTCCGCTTCACCGCCGTGGGCGGCACCAGGCCGGCCATCGCGCCGGGCGACTTCATCGTCGTCTACAACCTCGGCAATCCCGAGGACAGCGGTTCCGACGCCTACCGCTATGTGCCCCTGGGCCAGGGCACCAATATCGCACAGGTGGCATCGATCGACTTCGCCTCGCCGAACAACCCGGTGGTGACGCTGCGGAGCAATCCCTTTGCCACCCAGGCCACGCCCTTGCGCTCGCCCAGCAACCGCTTCCAGGTGGTCACCGGGCCCGTCACCTATGCCTGCGAAGCGGGGCCGGGCGGCGGCAAGGAACTGGTGCGCTACTGGGGGTACGACATCTCGCCCACCCAGCAGGCGACGCCGCCGAATGCGCAGCGCGCAGTCATCGCGACGCGCGTGAGCGACTGCAGCCAGGTGTTTCGCTACGGTAGCGAAGCCTTGCGGCGCAGCGCGCTGGTGGTATTGAACCTGGCGCTGTTCGCCGGTAACGGCCAGGACGCGCCGGTGCGGCTGGCCAGCCAGGTCCACGTGGACAACACGCCATGA
- a CDS encoding prepilin-type N-terminal cleavage/methylation domain-containing protein, with protein sequence MNKYSSKSAQGGFTLIELIVVIVILGILAATALPKFANMGGDARAASLQAAKGALASTAAMVHGKYLINPGAVGGKNIAIEGTNVTVDATTGYPLANTAFATAAGMNATDYVINATDPTITITPISLKGTTAHTAGTCTLTYTRPTTVNTVPTYKLVVTGC encoded by the coding sequence ATGAACAAATATTCCAGCAAGAGCGCGCAGGGCGGTTTCACCCTGATCGAACTGATCGTCGTGATCGTGATCCTGGGCATCCTGGCTGCCACCGCGCTGCCGAAGTTCGCGAATATGGGCGGCGACGCCCGCGCGGCCAGCCTGCAGGCGGCAAAAGGCGCGCTGGCTTCGACCGCGGCCATGGTTCACGGTAAGTATCTGATCAATCCGGGCGCGGTCGGCGGCAAGAACATTGCGATCGAGGGCACCAACGTTACCGTCGATGCGACCACCGGCTATCCCCTGGCGAACACCGCGTTTGCCACCGCAGCCGGCATGAACGCGACCGACTATGTCATCAATGCCACCGACCCGACCATCACCATCACCCCGATCAGCCTGAAAGGCACCACCGCGCATACGGCGGGCACCTGCACCCTGACCTATACCCGGCCGACCACGGTGAACACCGTGCCGACCTACAAGCTCGTCGTGACCGGCTGCTAA